From one Triticum urartu cultivar G1812 chromosome 3, Tu2.1, whole genome shotgun sequence genomic stretch:
- the LOC125548135 gene encoding RING-H2 finger protein ATL40-like, translating to MAGFLIRVYSGWGVELAAVSLAAFLLRYAVVPYVNHLVASLSGLSGMVASEAVVASYCYASGLDGATISRLPCFVAGRPGDAAAVATMDCPVCLGAVEEGETMRALPVCRHAFHARCVDAWLRLRPTCPVCRATFS from the coding sequence ATGGCAGGGTTCCTGATCAGAGTCTACAGCGGCTGGGGAGTCGAgctcgccgccgtctccctcgcgGCCTTCCTCCTCCGGTACGCCGTGGTGCCCTACGTGAACCACCTGGTCGCCAGCCTGAGCGGCCTGAGCGGGATGGTCGCCAGTGAGGCGGTCGTCGCGAGCTACTGCTACGCCTCGGGCCTCGACGGCGCCACCATCTCCCGGCTGCCATGCTTCGTGGCCGGGCGGCCGGGCGACGCTGCTGCCGTGGCCACGATGGACTGTCCGGTGTGCCTGGGCGCTGTCGAGGAAGGGGAGACGATGCGGGCGCTCCCGGTCTGCCGGCACGCATTCCATGCGCGGTGCGTCGACGCCTGGCTGCGCCTGCGGCCGACGTGCCCCGTTTGCCGAGCGACGTTCAGCTGA